The Methylobacterium currus genome contains a region encoding:
- a CDS encoding FAD-dependent monooxygenase, which yields MTPTSSASRAPLRIAVIGGGIGGLTLALALRRHGLAAAVYEQAAELAEIGAAVALSANATREFERLGLGPALAAVSTEPTELIFRDGRSGARVAAFPVRDGGAYRARFGAPYGGVHRADLQKVLSGALAGAGLHLGHRLTAIEQNGDVMALTFANGTEVEADLVIGGDGVRSAVRRWITGGEAVRYSGTSAFRGVVPMHLLPSLPDRQAIQFWMGPDAHLLHYAIGGEADSVNFFAVVEGPETWTSDRWLAGIAGAEHRAGFAGWHPAVIEMLDALPQTQRWGLFVTDPLRRWHRGRAVLMGDSAHAMLPHHGQGANTTIEDAVTLAELLAAGGARDLDRMMRRYQALRQARTRTIQRSAWATNRLLHLPDAAGPAALARRNARMARFPEDFGWIHAFDARATVLEAIAGEARAA from the coding sequence ATGACGCCGACATCCTCCGCCTCCCGCGCCCCGCTGCGCATCGCCGTGATCGGCGGCGGCATCGGCGGGCTGACCCTGGCGCTCGCCCTGCGCCGCCACGGCCTCGCCGCCGCCGTCTACGAGCAGGCGGCGGAACTCGCCGAGATCGGCGCCGCCGTGGCGCTGTCGGCCAACGCCACCCGCGAATTCGAACGGCTCGGCCTCGGACCGGCGCTCGCCGCCGTCTCGACCGAGCCGACCGAGCTGATCTTTCGCGATGGGCGCAGCGGCGCCCGGGTCGCCGCTTTCCCGGTCCGCGACGGCGGCGCCTACCGGGCGCGGTTCGGGGCGCCGTATGGCGGCGTGCACCGGGCCGACCTGCAGAAGGTGTTGAGCGGCGCACTCGCCGGCGCGGGCCTGCATCTCGGCCACCGCCTGACCGCGATCGAGCAGAACGGGGACGTGATGGCGCTCACCTTCGCCAACGGCACCGAGGTCGAGGCCGACCTCGTGATCGGCGGCGACGGCGTGCGCTCCGCCGTGCGGCGCTGGATCACCGGCGGCGAGGCGGTGCGCTATTCCGGCACCAGCGCCTTCCGGGGCGTGGTGCCGATGCACCTCCTGCCGTCGCTCCCCGACCGCCAGGCGATCCAGTTCTGGATGGGGCCGGACGCGCACCTGCTGCACTACGCCATCGGCGGCGAGGCGGATTCCGTAAATTTCTTCGCCGTCGTCGAGGGACCCGAGACCTGGACCTCCGACCGCTGGCTCGCCGGCATCGCGGGGGCCGAGCACCGCGCGGGCTTCGCCGGCTGGCATCCGGCGGTGATCGAGATGCTGGACGCCCTGCCCCAGACCCAGCGCTGGGGCCTGTTCGTCACCGATCCCCTGAGGCGCTGGCACCGGGGCCGGGCGGTGCTGATGGGCGACAGCGCCCACGCCATGCTGCCCCATCACGGCCAGGGCGCCAACACCACGATCGAGGACGCCGTGACCCTGGCCGAGTTGCTGGCCGCGGGCGGCGCGCGCGACCTCGATCGCATGATGCGGCGCTACCAGGCCTTGCGGCAGGCGCGCACCCGCACGATCCAGCGCAGCGCCTGGGCGACGAACCGCCTCCTGCACCTGCCCGACGCGGCCGGTCCCGCGGCCCTGGCGCGGCGCAACGCCCGGATGGCCCGCTTCCCCGAGGATTTCGGCTGGATCCACGCCTTCGACGCACGGGCCACCGTTCTGGAGGCCATCGCCGGCGAGGCGAGAGCCGCCTGA
- a CDS encoding MFS transporter, with translation MPISRSIDVQDVINRHGVSRFQMRIVLLCFLVVAIDGFDTAAIGYIAPALRAQWGVTQAQLAPLFGAGLFGLMIGAFLFGPLADRVGRKAVLIATTAFFGLASLASAWSTSIEMLTVLRFVTGLGLGGAMPNAITLTSEYCPEHRRSFLTMAMFCGFTVGSALGGFAAAHLIADHGWASVLVIGGVLPVALVPALALGLPESARFLVLKQAPAEQVARLLRRIAPTEDLSGVTFTGIAKPKGSPIGQLFQPGLVAGTLCLWVTFFMSLLIFYLLSSWLPTIISSAGLSLKEASLVTVMLATGGTVGGLVLGALMDRMNPHAVLGLSYLAAAGFVALIGSATGSVPLLVAAVFGAGFCVAGSQIGINALSASTYPTANRATGVAWANAVGRIGSVVGSMIGASLIGLGYGLPATFGIVALPALIAAGSILLKGRLGTPAARLAPALQSP, from the coding sequence ATGCCCATATCACGCAGCATCGACGTCCAGGACGTCATCAACCGCCACGGGGTCTCCCGCTTCCAGATGCGGATCGTGCTCCTGTGCTTCCTCGTCGTCGCCATCGACGGGTTCGACACCGCGGCGATCGGCTACATCGCCCCGGCGCTCCGGGCCCAGTGGGGGGTGACCCAGGCCCAGCTCGCGCCGCTGTTCGGCGCCGGGCTGTTCGGCCTGATGATCGGCGCGTTCCTGTTCGGGCCGCTGGCCGACCGGGTCGGCCGCAAGGCGGTGCTGATCGCCACCACGGCCTTCTTCGGGCTCGCCAGCCTCGCCTCGGCCTGGTCGACCTCGATCGAGATGCTGACGGTCCTGCGCTTCGTCACTGGCTTAGGCCTCGGCGGCGCGATGCCGAACGCCATCACGCTGACCTCGGAATATTGCCCCGAGCACCGCCGCTCGTTCCTCACCATGGCGATGTTCTGCGGCTTCACCGTCGGCTCGGCGCTCGGCGGCTTCGCGGCGGCGCACCTGATCGCCGATCACGGCTGGGCCTCGGTGCTGGTGATCGGCGGCGTGCTGCCGGTCGCGCTGGTGCCGGCGCTGGCCCTCGGCCTGCCGGAATCGGCGCGCTTCCTCGTGCTCAAGCAGGCCCCGGCGGAGCAGGTCGCCCGGCTCCTCCGCCGCATCGCCCCGACTGAAGACCTCTCCGGCGTCACCTTCACGGGCATCGCCAAGCCCAAGGGCTCGCCGATCGGCCAGCTGTTCCAGCCCGGCCTCGTCGCCGGCACGCTGTGCCTGTGGGTGACGTTCTTCATGAGCCTGCTGATCTTCTACCTGCTGTCGAGCTGGCTCCCCACCATCATCAGCAGCGCCGGGCTGTCGCTCAAGGAAGCCTCGCTGGTCACCGTCATGCTCGCCACCGGCGGCACCGTCGGCGGGCTGGTCCTCGGCGCGCTGATGGACCGGATGAACCCGCATGCGGTGCTGGGCCTGTCCTACCTCGCGGCCGCCGGCTTCGTGGCGCTGATCGGCAGCGCGACCGGCTCGGTGCCGCTCCTGGTGGCGGCGGTGTTCGGCGCCGGATTCTGCGTCGCCGGCTCGCAGATCGGCATCAACGCCCTCTCGGCGAGCACCTACCCGACCGCGAACCGGGCGACCGGCGTCGCCTGGGCCAACGCGGTCGGCCGGATCGGCTCGGTGGTCGGCTCGATGATCGGCGCCTCGCTGATCGGCCTCGGCTACGGCCTGCCGGCCACCTTCGGCATCGTTGCCCTGCCGGCGCTGATCGCGGCGGGCAGCATCCTGCTCAAGGGCCGGCTCGGCACCCCGGCGGCGCGCCTCGCCCCGGCACTGCAGAGCCCCTGA
- the catC gene encoding muconolactone Delta-isomerase: MLYCVEMDVAIPHGLDPDTIARLKADEKARAQDLQRQGKWRHLWRVAGRYANVSIFDVESHDELHDILSGLPLFPFMTMRVTPLARHPSAID, translated from the coding sequence ATGCTGTACTGCGTCGAGATGGACGTCGCGATCCCGCACGGCCTCGACCCCGACACGATCGCCAGGCTGAAGGCCGACGAGAAGGCCCGCGCCCAGGATCTCCAGCGCCAGGGCAAGTGGCGCCACCTGTGGCGTGTGGCCGGACGCTACGCCAATGTCAGCATCTTCGACGTCGAGAGCCACGACGAATTGCACGACATCCTGTCCGGCCTGCCGCTCTTCCCGTTCATGACGATGCGCGTGACCCCGCTCGCGCGCCACCCCTCGGCGATCGACTGA
- a CDS encoding muconate/chloromuconate family cycloisomerase produces MLAKNQLHDAVHQAPARDLAVAEIRTTIVDVPTVRKHKLSQTSVTAQSYVIVQLRLANGVEGIGEAATLGGPRWSEESVEGIKATIDAYLAPALIGQPADRFVTAGERLDAAAKRNNAAKAALETALFDAVGRSLGLPVAALLGGAVRTSFPVLWTLASGDPDQEIAEAEAKLAARLHRTFKIKIGALSPEADLARLARLSKALVDRAALIVDANQAWDETTARRCLPRLADLGIALVEQPLPAWNIAGMGRLRARDGVPPLLADECVFTPHDMMGVAQAAAADAVSLKLVKHGGLVSLRKVAAVAEAAGIGLYGGCLLESSVGAAAHLHAFAGLRELTWGCEHFGPQILTGDLVAEPLAFHDFAVHLPEGPGLGVTLDPDKLRHYARS; encoded by the coding sequence ATGCTCGCCAAGAACCAGCTCCACGACGCCGTGCATCAGGCTCCCGCCCGAGACCTCGCGGTCGCCGAGATCCGCACCACGATCGTCGACGTGCCCACCGTCCGGAAGCACAAGCTCTCCCAGACCTCCGTCACCGCGCAGAGCTACGTCATCGTCCAGCTCCGTCTCGCCAACGGCGTCGAGGGCATCGGCGAGGCCGCGACCCTCGGCGGGCCGCGCTGGAGCGAGGAGAGCGTCGAGGGCATCAAGGCCACCATCGACGCCTACCTCGCCCCCGCCCTGATCGGACAGCCGGCCGACCGCTTCGTCACCGCCGGCGAGCGCCTCGACGCCGCGGCCAAGCGCAACAACGCCGCCAAGGCGGCGCTGGAGACCGCCCTGTTCGACGCGGTGGGGAGAAGCCTGGGCCTGCCGGTCGCCGCACTCCTGGGCGGTGCGGTGCGCACCAGCTTCCCGGTCCTGTGGACGCTCGCCTCCGGCGACCCCGACCAGGAGATCGCCGAGGCCGAAGCCAAGCTCGCGGCGCGGCTCCACCGCACCTTCAAGATCAAGATCGGCGCGCTCTCCCCCGAGGCCGACCTCGCGCGGCTCGCCCGCCTCTCGAAGGCGCTCGTCGACCGCGCGGCGCTCATCGTCGACGCCAACCAGGCCTGGGACGAGACCACCGCCCGCCGCTGCCTGCCGCGCCTCGCCGATCTCGGCATCGCCCTCGTCGAGCAGCCGCTGCCGGCATGGAACATCGCCGGGATGGGCCGCCTGCGGGCGCGCGACGGCGTGCCGCCGCTGCTCGCCGACGAATGCGTGTTCACGCCCCACGACATGATGGGCGTCGCACAAGCCGCCGCGGCGGACGCGGTCTCGCTGAAGCTCGTCAAGCATGGCGGCCTCGTGTCCTTGCGCAAGGTCGCGGCGGTGGCCGAGGCCGCCGGGATCGGACTCTACGGCGGCTGCCTCTTGGAGAGCTCGGTCGGCGCCGCGGCCCATCTCCACGCCTTCGCGGGCCTGCGCGAGCTGACCTGGGGCTGCGAGCATTTCGGGCCGCAGATCCTCACCGGCGACCTCGTCGCCGAGCCGCTGGCCTTCCACGACTTCGCGGTGCACCTGCCCGAGGGCCCCGGCCTCGGCGTGACCCTCGATCCCGACAAGCTGCGCCACTACGCCCGGAGCTGA
- the catA gene encoding catechol 1,2-dioxygenase, with amino-acid sequence MTTQSPITDSAEAQALFDKVAGLSTETGNPRIKQIVRRVVEDACRIVEDLDVTPSEFWTAMSYLTETGQKNEFGLLMPGLGIEHFIDLCIDAKERAAGIEGGTPRTIEGPLYVAGAPLAKGQARLDDDPEDGEVLIVEGQVTGKDGAPVAGAIVDVWHANTLGNYSVFDRSQSTWNLRRRIETDAEGRYRFRSILPKGYGCPPHGQTQKLLDQLGRHGQRPAHIHFFVSGPGHRHLTTQINLSDDPYLHDDFAFATRDGLIAEVVRVTDPAAVTAAGLDAPFSAIRFDFALNPEVAHAPDPVVVRPHAEAA; translated from the coding sequence ATGACCACCCAGTCTCCGATCACCGATTCCGCCGAGGCTCAAGCTCTGTTCGACAAGGTCGCGGGCCTCTCGACCGAGACCGGCAACCCGCGCATCAAGCAGATCGTGCGCCGCGTCGTCGAGGATGCCTGCCGGATCGTCGAGGATCTCGATGTGACCCCGAGCGAGTTCTGGACCGCGATGAGCTACCTGACCGAGACCGGCCAGAAGAACGAGTTCGGCCTGCTGATGCCGGGGCTGGGCATCGAGCACTTCATCGACCTGTGCATCGACGCCAAGGAGCGGGCAGCCGGGATCGAGGGCGGCACGCCGCGCACCATCGAGGGCCCGCTCTACGTCGCCGGCGCGCCGCTGGCGAAGGGCCAGGCGCGCCTCGACGACGACCCGGAGGACGGCGAGGTGCTGATCGTCGAGGGTCAGGTGACGGGCAAGGACGGCGCGCCGGTGGCAGGCGCCATCGTGGATGTCTGGCACGCCAACACGCTCGGCAACTACTCGGTCTTCGATCGGAGCCAGAGCACCTGGAACCTGCGCCGGCGCATCGAGACCGATGCCGAGGGCCGCTACCGCTTCCGCAGCATCCTGCCGAAGGGCTATGGCTGCCCGCCGCACGGCCAGACCCAGAAGCTGCTGGACCAGCTCGGCCGCCACGGCCAGCGCCCGGCCCATATCCACTTCTTCGTCTCCGGCCCCGGCCACCGGCATCTGACGACGCAGATCAACCTCTCGGACGACCCCTACCTGCACGACGACTTCGCCTTCGCCACCCGCGACGGCCTGATCGCCGAGGTGGTGCGGGTCACCGACCCGGCGGCCGTGACGGCGGCAGGCTTGGACGCGCCGTTCTCGGCCATCCGCTTCGACTTCGCGCTCAACCCGGAGGTAGCGCATGCGCCCGATCCGGTGGTGGTGCGCCCGCACGCCGAAGCCGCCTGA
- a CDS encoding 1,6-dihydroxycyclohexa-2,4-diene-1-carboxylate dehydrogenase, producing the protein MTGFVSPGRFAAKVAVVTGAAQGIGREVALRLAREGAALLLTDRSAIVEEIAAEARDLGAKAGVQLADVETFEGCEAVMTAAAARFGRLDVLVNNVGGSIWFKPYAHYAPHEVEAEIRRSLFPTLWCCRAALPHMLANGSGSIVNVSSVATRGVNRVPYAAAKGGVNAITACLAFEYAEHGIRVNAVAPGGTEAPPRRIARNPAAPSDQEQAWIAEVVAQTKASSLMHRYGTAAEQAAAILFLASDEASYVTGVTLPVAGGDLG; encoded by the coding sequence ATGACCGGCTTCGTCTCGCCCGGCCGCTTCGCCGCCAAGGTCGCGGTGGTGACCGGCGCCGCACAAGGGATCGGCCGCGAGGTCGCCCTGCGGCTCGCCCGCGAGGGCGCCGCCCTCCTCCTCACCGACCGCTCGGCGATCGTCGAGGAGATTGCGGCCGAGGCCCGCGATCTCGGCGCGAAGGCCGGGGTGCAGCTCGCCGACGTCGAGACGTTCGAGGGCTGCGAAGCCGTGATGACGGCAGCGGCGGCGCGGTTCGGCCGGCTCGACGTGCTGGTCAACAATGTCGGCGGCTCGATCTGGTTCAAGCCCTACGCGCATTACGCCCCGCACGAGGTCGAGGCCGAGATCCGGCGCTCGCTGTTCCCGACCCTGTGGTGCTGCCGGGCGGCCCTGCCGCACATGCTGGCGAACGGGAGCGGCAGCATCGTCAACGTGTCGTCGGTGGCGACGCGGGGCGTCAACCGCGTTCCTTACGCCGCCGCCAAGGGCGGGGTGAACGCCATCACCGCCTGCCTCGCCTTCGAATACGCCGAGCACGGCATCCGGGTGAACGCGGTGGCCCCCGGCGGCACCGAGGCGCCGCCCCGGCGCATCGCCCGCAACCCGGCCGCGCCGAGCGACCAGGAGCAGGCCTGGATCGCCGAGGTGGTGGCCCAGACCAAGGCGTCGAGCCTGATGCACCGCTACGGCACCGCCGCCGAGCAGGCCGCCGCGATCCTGTTCCTCGCCTCCGACGAGGCCTCCTACGTCACCGGCGTCACCCTGCCGGTGGCCGGCGGCGACCTCGGATAA
- the benC gene encoding benzoate 1,2-dioxygenase electron transfer component BenC: protein MNTIALNFEDGVTRFIACRPGETVADASYRLGINIPLDCRDGACGTCRVRCESGRFDPGSYIEDALTDEEAAEGYGLACQMRPQTDLVLAVAASSEVCKTKAAALKGTVAAVRRLSDTTFGLELETEEPVGFLPGQYVNIAVPGSGLARSYSFSSVPGSAKAEFLIRNIPGGLMSTFLAQGAREGDTLDLTGPSGSFYLREIRRPVLMLAGGTGLAPFLSMLGKIGETGADQPIHLVYGVTHDADLVETDALEEAAAKIPGFSFETCVASPESRHARKGYVTAHLADAHLHGGDIDTYLCGPPAMVDAVRKTFAERGLNPASFHYEKFAASGVGGGA, encoded by the coding sequence ATGAACACTATCGCGCTCAATTTCGAGGACGGAGTCACCCGCTTCATCGCCTGCCGCCCCGGCGAGACGGTGGCCGACGCCTCCTATCGCCTCGGCATCAACATCCCGCTCGATTGCCGGGACGGCGCCTGCGGCACCTGCCGGGTCCGGTGCGAATCCGGCCGGTTCGATCCGGGCAGCTACATCGAGGACGCGCTGACCGACGAGGAGGCGGCGGAAGGTTACGGCCTCGCCTGCCAGATGCGGCCGCAGACCGACCTGGTGCTGGCCGTCGCCGCTTCCTCCGAGGTCTGCAAGACGAAGGCCGCCGCCCTCAAGGGCACGGTCGCGGCGGTCCGGCGGCTCTCCGACACCACCTTCGGGCTTGAGCTCGAGACCGAGGAGCCGGTCGGTTTCCTGCCGGGGCAGTACGTCAACATCGCGGTACCGGGGAGCGGCCTCGCGCGGTCCTACTCGTTCAGCTCGGTCCCGGGCAGTGCCAAAGCCGAGTTCCTGATCCGCAACATCCCGGGCGGGCTGATGAGCACCTTCCTGGCGCAAGGAGCGCGGGAGGGCGACACCCTCGACCTGACCGGGCCGTCCGGCAGCTTCTACCTGCGCGAGATCCGCCGCCCGGTGCTGATGCTCGCCGGCGGCACCGGCCTGGCGCCGTTCCTGTCGATGCTGGGCAAGATCGGCGAGACTGGCGCCGACCAGCCGATCCACCTCGTCTACGGCGTCACGCACGACGCCGACCTCGTCGAGACCGACGCGCTCGAAGAGGCGGCGGCGAAGATCCCGGGCTTCAGCTTCGAGACCTGCGTCGCCTCGCCCGAGAGCCGGCACGCGAGGAAGGGCTACGTCACCGCGCATCTGGCCGATGCGCACCTGCATGGCGGCGACATCGACACCTATCTGTGCGGCCCACCCGCGATGGTCGACGCGGTCCGCAAGACCTTCGCCGAGCGGGGCCTGAACCCGGCGAGCTTCCACTACGAGAAATTCGCGGCGAGCGGCGTCGGGGGTGGGGCATGA
- the benB gene encoding benzoate 1,2-dioxygenase small subunit, translating to MPLTLEQVQQFLYREARFLDDRDFDAWLALYAPDVEFWMPSWDDDDQLVTDPQRDVSLIYYDSRCGLEDRVFRIRTERSSATSLPEPRTSHNISNVEILEQDDTRCKLRFNWLTFNYRYKTVDTHFGTSFYTLDTSGGTPLIKNKKVVLKNDYIHHVIDVYHI from the coding sequence ATGCCCCTCACCCTGGAGCAGGTTCAGCAATTCCTCTACCGCGAGGCCCGCTTCCTCGACGACCGCGACTTCGACGCCTGGCTCGCGCTCTACGCACCCGACGTCGAGTTCTGGATGCCGTCCTGGGACGACGACGACCAGCTCGTCACCGACCCGCAGCGCGATGTCTCGCTGATCTACTACGACAGCCGCTGCGGCCTGGAGGACCGGGTGTTCCGCATCCGGACCGAGCGCTCCAGCGCCACCAGCCTGCCGGAGCCGCGCACCTCGCACAACATCTCGAACGTCGAGATTCTGGAGCAGGACGACACCAGGTGTAAGCTCCGCTTCAACTGGCTCACCTTCAACTACCGCTACAAGACGGTCGACACCCATTTCGGCACGTCGTTCTACACCCTCGACACCAGCGGCGGGACGCCGCTGATCAAGAACAAGAAAGTCGTCCTCAAGAACGACTACATCCACCACGTCATCGACGTCTATCACATCTAG
- the benA gene encoding benzoate 1,2-dioxygenase large subunit, protein MLDDLHQVVEGAVEENPETGTYRCRRDIFTDPDIFELEMQHIFEGNWIYMAHESQIPNPNDYFTTFMGRQPVVITRNRKGELQAFVNACSHRGAMVCRHKRGNKATFTCPFHGWTFSNGGKLLKVKDPEGAGYPESFNRDGSHDLTKVARFENYRGFLFGSLNPDVKPLTEHLGEATRIIDMIVDQSPDGLEVLRGSSTYVYDGNWKLQTENGADGYHVSATHWNYAATTSRRKESHVVDKTRAMDAGGWAKQGGGFYSFEHGHLLLWTTWSNPEDRPNWDRRGELADQHGQAMADWMISRSRNLCLYPNVYLMDQFSSQIRTYRPIAVDKTEVTIYCIAPKGETPDARARRIRQYEDFFNASGMATPDDLEEFRACQIGYRGRAAQWNDLCRGAKHWIEGADEGAKAIGLKPLLSGVKTEDEGLFAIQHRYWMDTMRRHLP, encoded by the coding sequence ATGCTGGACGATCTGCATCAGGTGGTCGAGGGCGCGGTCGAGGAGAACCCCGAGACCGGCACCTATCGCTGCCGGCGGGACATCTTCACCGATCCCGACATCTTTGAGCTGGAGATGCAGCACATCTTCGAGGGCAACTGGATCTACATGGCCCACGAGAGCCAGATCCCGAACCCGAACGACTACTTCACCACCTTCATGGGCCGCCAGCCGGTGGTGATCACCCGCAACCGCAAGGGCGAGTTGCAGGCCTTCGTCAATGCCTGCAGCCACCGCGGCGCGATGGTGTGCCGGCACAAGCGCGGCAACAAGGCGACCTTCACCTGCCCGTTCCACGGCTGGACCTTCAGCAACGGCGGCAAGCTCCTGAAGGTGAAGGATCCGGAGGGCGCCGGCTACCCCGAGAGCTTCAACCGCGACGGCTCGCACGACCTGACCAAGGTGGCCCGCTTCGAGAACTATCGCGGCTTCCTGTTCGGCAGCCTGAACCCCGACGTGAAGCCGCTGACCGAGCATCTCGGCGAGGCGACGCGGATCATCGACATGATCGTCGACCAGTCGCCGGACGGGCTGGAAGTCCTGCGCGGCTCCTCGACCTACGTCTATGACGGCAACTGGAAGCTCCAGACCGAGAACGGCGCCGACGGCTACCACGTCAGCGCGACGCACTGGAACTACGCCGCCACGACCAGCCGGCGCAAGGAATCGCACGTCGTCGACAAGACCCGCGCCATGGATGCGGGCGGCTGGGCCAAGCAGGGCGGCGGGTTCTACTCGTTCGAGCACGGCCACCTGCTTCTCTGGACCACCTGGTCGAACCCGGAGGACCGGCCGAACTGGGATCGCCGCGGGGAGCTGGCGGACCAGCACGGGCAGGCGATGGCGGACTGGATGATCAGCCGCTCGCGCAATCTCTGCCTCTACCCGAACGTCTATCTGATGGACCAGTTCTCGTCGCAGATCCGGACCTACCGGCCGATCGCCGTCGATAAGACCGAGGTGACGATCTACTGCATCGCGCCGAAGGGCGAGACGCCCGACGCCCGGGCCCGGCGCATCCGCCAGTACGAGGACTTCTTCAACGCCAGCGGCATGGCGACCCCGGACGACCTGGAAGAATTTCGCGCCTGCCAGATCGGCTATCGCGGCCGTGCGGCGCAGTGGAACGACCTCTGCCGCGGCGCCAAGCACTGGATCGAGGGGGCGGACGAGGGCGCGAAGGCGATCGGGCTGAAACCGCTCCTGAGCGGGGTCAAGACCGAGGACGAGGGCCTTTTCGCGATCCAGCACCGCTACTGGATGGACACGATGCGGCGGCACCTGCCGTAG
- a CDS encoding LysR family transcriptional regulator yields the protein MELRHLRYFVAVAREQSFTRAADLMHVAQPALSKQVQQFEEEFGLALIERGSRPVRLTEPGRVIYEQALQILERVDDLRETGRRLRVAERNSFRIGFVASTLYGRLPEILRGYRLKRPDVDMTLLELLTLEQIAALKEGRIDVGFGRVEIEDPAITRVLLRNETLIVAVPMAWDAARPAGPLKMADLADSALILYPKSARPNNADRILALFREHGVRPPVIHEVRELQTALGLVAAEAGVCVVPASIERLRRDGVAYRPLDEERALIPVIMSYRKNDPSPEIGLILQCVKEDYEREGLAFGV from the coding sequence TTGGAGCTGCGCCACCTGCGCTACTTCGTGGCCGTCGCGCGTGAGCAGAGCTTCACCCGCGCGGCCGACCTGATGCACGTCGCCCAGCCGGCGCTCAGCAAGCAGGTGCAGCAATTCGAGGAGGAGTTCGGCCTGGCGCTGATCGAGCGCGGCTCGCGGCCGGTGCGGCTGACCGAGCCGGGCCGGGTGATCTACGAGCAGGCCTTGCAGATCCTGGAGCGCGTCGACGACCTGCGCGAGACCGGCCGCCGCCTGCGCGTCGCCGAGCGCAACAGCTTCCGCATCGGCTTCGTCGCCTCGACGCTCTACGGCCGGCTGCCGGAGATCCTGCGCGGCTACCGGCTGAAGCGCCCGGACGTCGACATGACGCTCCTCGAACTGCTCACCCTGGAGCAGATCGCGGCCTTGAAGGAGGGGCGGATCGATGTCGGCTTCGGCCGGGTCGAGATCGAGGACCCGGCGATCACCCGGGTGCTCCTGCGCAACGAGACGCTGATCGTCGCGGTGCCGATGGCCTGGGACGCCGCGCGCCCGGCGGGCCCCTTGAAGATGGCCGACCTCGCCGATTCGGCGCTGATCCTCTATCCGAAGAGCGCCCGGCCCAACAACGCCGACCGCATCCTGGCGCTGTTTCGCGAGCACGGCGTGCGCCCGCCGGTGATCCACGAGGTGCGCGAGCTCCAGACCGCGCTCGGTCTGGTGGCGGCGGAGGCGGGGGTGTGCGTGGTGCCGGCCTCGATCGAGCGCCTGCGCCGCGACGGCGTCGCCTACCGGCCTCTCGACGAGGAGCGGGCGCTGATCCCGGTGATCATGAGCTACCGCAAGAACGATCCCTCGCCGGAGATCGGGTTGATCCTGCAATGCGTGAAGGAGGATTACGAGCGGGAGGGGTTGGCGTTCGGGGTGTGA
- a CDS encoding SDR family oxidoreductase, translated as MRFRDRAILVTGASRGIGAAIATAFAAEGGLVIVNYRENHAAAEAVAERCRALGGPALTVAADVTDPAAVAGLAARITEEVGRLDAVVNNAFAPYRFDPDRRVRFRDVPWDSYQRQFDGAVRAAYTVIQAMLPLMTRRSGAAIVNLASDLVARPSIPYHDYTTAKAALVGFSRNLAAELGPIGVRVNCVAPGLVTPTEASRDTPEEVREALIAQTPLRRLATPEDVAGPVLFLAGEESRFVTGQVLYVDGGLVMG; from the coding sequence GTGAGGTTCCGCGACCGCGCGATCCTGGTCACGGGCGCCAGCCGCGGCATCGGCGCGGCGATCGCCACGGCCTTCGCCGCCGAGGGCGGCCTCGTCATCGTCAACTACCGCGAGAACCATGCCGCCGCCGAGGCGGTGGCGGAGCGGTGCCGGGCGCTCGGCGGGCCGGCGCTCACGGTCGCGGCCGACGTGACCGATCCGGCGGCGGTGGCCGGGCTCGCCGCGCGGATCACCGAGGAGGTCGGCCGCCTCGACGCGGTCGTCAACAACGCCTTCGCGCCGTACCGCTTCGACCCCGACCGCCGGGTGCGCTTCCGCGACGTGCCGTGGGACTCCTACCAGCGCCAGTTCGACGGCGCGGTGCGGGCGGCCTACACTGTGATCCAGGCGATGCTTCCGCTGATGACCCGGCGCAGCGGGGCCGCCATCGTCAACCTGGCGAGCGACCTCGTCGCGCGGCCGAGCATCCCCTACCACGACTACACCACCGCCAAGGCGGCCCTCGTCGGCTTCAGCCGCAACCTCGCGGCCGAGCTGGGGCCGATCGGGGTGCGGGTCAATTGCGTGGCGCCGGGGCTGGTCACCCCCACGGAGGCGAGCCGGGACACGCCGGAAGAGGTGCGCGAGGCGCTGATCGCCCAGACGCCCCTGCGCCGCCTCGCGACGCCGGAGGACGTGGCCGGGCCGGTGCTGTTCCTGGCGGGCGAGGAGAGCCGGTTCGTGACCGGGCAGGTGCTGTACGTGGATGGTGGGCTGGTGATGGGGTGA